The Triticum aestivum cultivar Chinese Spring chromosome 7B, IWGSC CS RefSeq v2.1, whole genome shotgun sequence genome window below encodes:
- the LOC123159411 gene encoding oleosin H1: MAPFSRMQLRCPPHRHAPNPRVTSPRARTALLYIARAKGIVPSSPSDRRCSGSPDQKPCRRLPRPPPPELAMVTTASARAHQQHGGKQQQYQPLRRIEGLSLRSALRSDPRVPALAAAALLVPLGAALLALSGLFLLATLAGVALSAPLILLFSPVLVPAALGAALAVAGLAAAGALAVSGLSALVWVVGYVQRGLAQGDSGRVGGMVVQPLDSGKRHGRQGAPAFVGHRVGDEAVDALGTTKARDVAST; this comes from the coding sequence ATGGCGCCGTTCTCCCGCATGCAGCTCAGGTGTCCGCCGCATCGCCACGCGCCCAACCCACGTGTCACCTCACCCCGCGCACGCACCGCTCTTCTCTATATAGCTAGAGCCAAGGGCATCGTACCGAGTTCGCCATCAGACCGCCGCTGCTCGGGCTCGCCAGATCAGAAGCCTTGTCGTCGTCTCCCTCGACCTCCACCGCCCGAGCTCGCCATGGTCACGACGGCGTCGGCGCGCGCGCACCAGCAGCACGGCGGGAAGCAGCAGCAGTACCAGCCGCTGCGGCGCATTGAGGGGCTGAGCCTGAGGTCCGCGCTCCGCAGCGACCCGCGCGTCCCCGCGCTGGCCGCGGCCGCGCTCCTCGTCCCGCTCGGCGCCGCGCTGCTGGCCCTCTCCGGCCTCTTCCTGCTGGCCACGCTCGCCGGCGTCGCGCTCTCGGCGCCGCTCATCCTGCTCTTCAGTCCGGTTCTCGTGCCCGCCGCCCTCGGGGCCGCGCTGGCCGTCGCTGGGCTCGCCGCCGCTGGCGCGCTCGCCGTCTCGGGGCTCTCGGCGCTCGTCTGGGTCGTGGGGTACGTCCAGAGGGGCCTGGCGCAGGGCGACTCCGGCCGGGTGGGCGGAATGGTGGTGCAGCCGTTGGACAGCGGGAAGCGGCACGGCAGACAGGGGGCGCCGGCCTTCGTCGGGCACAGAGTCGGGGACGAGGCCGTGGACGCTCTGGGCACCACCAAAGCGCGGGACGTCGCCAGCACCTAA